The following coding sequences are from one Neurospora crassa OR74A linkage group I, whole genome shotgun sequence window:
- a CDS encoding zinc finger transcription factor ace1, whose translation MSNPRRRPAGGLTLKTNMLLQKGATFHSPTTPASGDSSERVFVPPSLPRRSHTNLDDVIDSRCRRVALALDAIERQLASSNDTFASASRSDKCIPPPRGLLERNLDSPIMPKEVEPERRMLRPRTRRSSRHHDSDSGLGSSIASTSEKDASSKAKTTRTSAVARSATARAASTPDLPGLGDRATNRIVEYILKPLLAKPNLKEFHSLVLECPKKIQEKEILCLRDLEKTLILVAPERTKAAGSYLDFCLTTIDCLQATVQHLGDRELTRPRDLPYTSGYFVDLVDQFYNYARQIAESNKTKEGANDMDIDPTDQIKIHGGPHINGRLSELVRVKKNGQAISLATGLPVDLCDKAPETPVNFKRSQSEEALDEEEVMRSMARRKKNASPEELAPKRCREPGCNKEFKRPCDLTKHEKTHSRPWKCPVKTCKYHEYGWPTEKEMDRHHNDKHSSAPPMYECLFKPCPYKSKRESNCKQHMEKAHGWTYVRTKTNGKKPSTLPSLGPDSGHPTPQLQNIGTPSSDRSMSIATPSDDWNAGLYQTNIEFPAYAPEFNFNTIPQQLELDYSPIDNGTPSPDSGMDHNSAYQDLNEFTLIDDIYGATVQLPNQVISPFYLKDMGQHLGAYTAPDLCQPHPAHISPIGQGNTMLFTPPTSLGEVDEGFEDHDFAMSNCNNVPGDFILYPPTTDAYSKPTFTESLFANVDIPSMAAGYSQPSSQDILHAYQGDWTSHDMNAYF comes from the exons ATGTCGAACCCTCGCAGGAGACCGGCGGGTGGATTGACCCTCAAGACGAACATGCTCCTACAAAAGGGAGCTACCTTCCACTCTCCCACTACTCCAGCCTCGGGGGATTCTTCTGAGCGCGTCTTCGTCCCGCCGTCGCTCCCTCGCCGCTCCCACACCAACTTGGACGATGTTATCGActcccgctgccgccgcgtTGCCTTAGCTTTGGATGCGATCGAGAGGCAATTGGCCTCTTCAAATGACACCTTTGCCTCGGCTAGTCGCAGTGACAAGTGCATTCCCCCGCCACGTGGGCTGCTGGAAAGAAACTTGGATTCGCCTATCATGCCCAAGGAGGTTGAGCCTGAGCGCCGGATGCTCCGTCCACGGACACGCCGTTCATCTCGGCACCACGATTCAGACAGCGGTCTAGGAAGCTCGATTGCTTCTACTTCCGAGAAGGATGCCTCTTCCAAGGccaagacgacgaggacttcGGCTGTCGCCAGATCCGCTACCGCCCGCGCAGCATCGACACCTGATCTTCCGGGCCTTGGGGACCGTGCTACCAACCGCATCGTTGAATACATTTTGAAGCCTCTGCTTGCAAAGCCGAATCTGAAAGAGTTTCACTCGCTTGTGCTTGAGTGTCCCAAAAAGAtccaggagaaggagatctTGTGCCTAAGAGATCTTGAGAAGACTTTGATCCTCGTGGCTCCG GAGAGGACCAAAGCTGCAGGCTCATACCTCGATTTCTGTCTAACGACAATCGACTGCCTCCAGGCAACTGTCCAGCACCTTGGCGACCGCGAGCTGACTCGCCCTCGCGATCTCCCTTACACTAGCGGTTATTTTGTTGATCTCGTTGATCAATTCTATAACTATGCCCGGCAGATCGCGGAAAGCAACAAGACCAAGGAAGGCGCCAATGACATGGATATTGATCC CACTGATCAAATCAAGATACACGGTGGCCCTCACATCAACGGCAGGCTTTCGGAACTGGTCCGCGTGAAGAAGAACGGACAGGCCATCTCCTTGGCTACTGGATTGCCTGTGGACCTTTGTGATAAGGCGCCAGAAACCCCGGTAAACTTCAAGCGCTCCCAGAGCGAGGAGGCCctggatgaagaggaggttaTGCGCTCCATGGCTCGCCGGAAGAAGAACGCCAGCCCTGAGGAGCTGGCGCCGAAGAGATGCCGCGAGCCTGGTTGCAACAAGGAGTTCAAGCGCCCTTGTGACCTGACCAAGCACGAGAAGACACATTCTAGACCATGGAAGTGCCCGGTCAAGACATGCAAGTACCACGAGTACGGCTGGCCCACCGAGAAGGAAATGGATCGTCATCACAACGACAAGCACTCCTCAGCCCCACCTATGTACGAGTGCCTCTTCAAGCCTTGCCCCTACAAGTCCAAGCGCGAGTCCAACTGCAAGCAGCATATGGAAAAGGCCCATGGCTGGACGTACGTTAGGACTAAAACCAATGGCAAGAAGCCCAGTACGCTTCCCAGCTTGGGGCCCGATTCCGGCCATCCCACTCCCCAGCTGCAGAACATTGGTACCCCTTCGAGCGACCGCAGTATGAGCATCGCCACTCCCTCCGATGATTGGAACGCTGGGCTGTACCAGACCAACATTGAGTTCCCTGCATATGCTCCCGAGTTCAACTTCAACACCATCCCGCAGCAGCTTGAGCTTGACTATTCACCCATTGACAACGGCACTCCATCACCGGATTCTGGCATGGACCACAATTCTGCGTATCAAGATCTCAACGAATTCACGCTCATTGATGACATCTACGGTGCGACTGTGCAACTGCCCAACCAAGTCATTTCTCCCTTCTACCTCAAAGACATGGGACAGCATCTCGGCGCGTACACCGCGCCCGACCTTTGCCAGCCACATCCCGCCCATATTTCCCCCATTGGGCAAGGAAACACGATGCTTTTCACGCCCCCTACTTCATTGGGGGAAGTTGATGAGGGCTTTGAGGATCACGATTTTGCCATGAGTAACTGCAATAATGTCCCTGGAGACTTCATTTTGTATCCTCCAACCACTGACGCCTACTCAAAACCCACGTTCACTGAATCACTTTTCGCGAACGTGGACATCCCGAGCATGGCTGCCGGCTATTCCCAGCCATCATCTCAGGACATCTTGCACGCCTATCAAGGTGATTGGACTTCGCATGATATGAATGCTTACTTCTAA